Within the Marixanthomonas sp. SCSIO 43207 genome, the region TAGCAATAAAACTACAAGAATAAAGGTTTGCTAGATCGATTACATTTATCCCTCCGGTTTTGCTTTGTATGTAAGTAAAAGGGTCTTCGGTATCTCGAGTAAGAACTTTCATCCAAGGAGGACATTTAAAAACCCCGTCACCAATTGAATAGGCTTGTGAGAGTAACTCTGTCATACCATATTCGCTATGAATTTTTGAAACCCCAAACCCTTCTTTTAAAACCGAATGAAGCTCTTGCTTAACCATTTCTTTTCTGCGTCCTTTCATGCCGCCAGTTTCCATAACAACGGTGTTTTTAAGCTGAAATTTTTTCTTTTCAATCAAATCTAACAGTGCGTACGATACGCCCAACAGAATGGTTTTTTGACCTTTGTTTTCTAAGTAAGTAAGCTTTTCTATCAACGCATCCATATCGTGTAAATAGAAACCACTATGTTCATTATCACTTTGTTGTATCAATGAATCAACCATATATATTAAGGATGACCCTTCTCGTTCTAGGTATGATGGCAGTAGCGCCAAGATAGTAAGGTTTTTAGGAGTGCCATATTGATTTTTGAAAGCTTTGTTGAAGCTTGTTTCATATAAGTCAGTTTTAGCTACATAATGTTTGCTGGTTGTGCTTCCCGTGGTGCCGCTGCTAGTAAAAACAACTTCTGAATTATACCCTTCTGCAATGATTTTATGGCTCTTAAAAAACTGTATTGGTAAAAAGGGAATTTCAGAAATTTGGGTTATTTTATTAGGATTAATTTTTAACATATCACAAAACTTTTGATACACAGCCACATGTTTGTGTTGAAAATTAAAAACTTCCAAAGCTGCTTCAGTAAAGTTTTGAGGTGATTTAATGTTAAAAATTTTTTCTGAAATCATGATGTATCAATAACTTTTCAAAAATAGCGAAATAAAAAAAGCTCCTGCATAAGCAAGAGCTTTAATGTGTATAGTTTAAAAATAATTACTTCACAACTAACTTCTTAGTAACAGAAGCGTTTCCTTGGTTGATTTTTACGATATAAACACCGCTGTTTAATGCAGAAATGTTTAATCTTTCACCTGTAATTGTAGTATTGATAACTTGTTTTCCTAACACGTCAAAAACAGCAACTTC harbors:
- a CDS encoding acyl transferase, whose protein sequence is MISEKIFNIKSPQNFTEAALEVFNFQHKHVAVYQKFCDMLKINPNKITQISEIPFLPIQFFKSHKIIAEGYNSEVVFTSSGTTGSTTSKHYVAKTDLYETSFNKAFKNQYGTPKNLTILALLPSYLEREGSSLIYMVDSLIQQSDNEHSGFYLHDMDALIEKLTYLENKGQKTILLGVSYALLDLIEKKKFQLKNTVVMETGGMKGRRKEMVKQELHSVLKEGFGVSKIHSEYGMTELLSQAYSIGDGVFKCPPWMKVLTRDTEDPFTYIQSKTGGINVIDLANLYSCSFIATQDLGKVHTTEHFEVVGRFDNSDIRGCNLMIL